The window TCCCTTCCCGGCGGGTGCGCGATCGGCGCCCGCCCGATCGACCAGCACCTGCGGGGTCTGCAGCTCATGGGGGCGAGGACCTCCCTCTCCGAGGGGTACATCGAGGCGTCGGCGGATCGCCTGTCGGGCGCTAACGTCACCTTCGACATGAAGACCGTCACCGGGACGGAGAACCTGATGATGGCCGCCTCCCTCGCCGAAGGGACGACCGTTCTTTCGAACGCGGCGCTGGAGCCCGAGGTATCCGACCTCGCGCGGCTGTTACGCGCCATGGGGGCCGATATCGAGGGGGAAGGCACCGACGAGATCGTGGTCCGTGGGGTCCGCTCCCTCCACGGGGCTCGCCACGAGGTGATGGCGGACCGGATCGAGGCGGCGACGCTGCTCCTGGCCGGCGCGATCACGGGCGGAGACGTGACGGTGCTGGGTGCGGACGCCTCGTCGATGAACGCCGTCGTCGAAAAGCTCCGGAGAAGCGGGGCCGATGTGGACCTCGTTCCGGGAGGGGTGCGTGTCCGCAGGGAAGGGCCGATCCGCTCCGTGAACGTAAAGACCGCTCCGTACCCCGGGTTTCCCACGGACATGCAGGCGCAGTTCATGGCATACATGTGCCTGGGCGACGGGTTCAGCATCATTTCCGAGACGATCTTCGAGAACCGGTTCATGCACGTCGCCGAACTTCGGCGGATGGGGGCGAGGATCGACGTTTCGGGCAACACCGCCGCGGTGAAGGGGGTCCCGGCGCTTTCCGGGGCGCCGCTCATGGCGACCGACCTTCGCGCCTCGGCTTCGCTGGTGCTGGCGGGACTGGCCGCGTCGGGGACGACCGAGGTGCTCCGGATCTACCATCTCGACCGCGGGTACGAGGCGCTGGAACACAGGCTCACCTCCCTGGGCGCCGATATCGCCCGGGTGAAGGAGTAGGAGGCGGGACGCATGCGGTGGCACCGGTCGGGAACGGCGGGATTCCGGGAGGCGCTGGGAAGGGCGGAGGGTCGCGGTTCCACCGGCGCGGAGAAGGTGTCCCCGGTGGTCGGGGAAATTCTCCGCAGGGTTCGGGAAGGGGGCGACGCCGCGCTGGCGGAGTACACGCGGCGGTTCGACCGGTTCGATCCCGGCAGGAAAGGGTTCGCCGTTCCGCGGCGGGAGATCGACGCGGCCTGGCGGCGCGTGCCGGCGGCGTTGCGGCGGTCCCTCGCGCTGGCGGCGGAGCGGATCGAGGCATTCCACCGGCACCAGGTCGAGGGCGGCTTCGGGATCTCCCTTTCCGGGGCGACGATCGGTCAGCGGGTCCTGCCGGTCGCCCGCGCGGGCGTGTATGTGCCCGGGGGGAAGGCGGCGTATCCGTCGACCTTGCTGATGAACGCCCTCCCCGCCCGCGTGGCGGGTGTTCCCGAGGTCGTCGCGGCGTGCTCCGCCCCCGGCGGCAAGGTCCCGGACGTCGTGCTGGCGGCCGCCCGGATCGCCGGCGTTTCCACGGTGTACCGCATCGGCGGCGCGCAGGCGATCGCCGCTCTCGCCTACGGGACGGAATCCGTCCCGCGCGTCGACGTGATCTCGGGACCCGGCAACGCCTACGTCACCGAAGCCAAGCGCCGGGTCTTCGGCTCCGTCGGGATCGACATGCTCGCGGGGCCGAGCGAGCTGGTGGTGCTCGCGGACCGGACCGCGAATCCCGTCTACGTCGCGGCGGATCTTCTCTCCCAGGCCGAGCACGACGAGGATGCCTTCGTGGCGCTGGTGACGTCTTCGCGCGAGCTGCCCCC of the Candidatus Deferrimicrobium sp. genome contains:
- the murA gene encoding UDP-N-acetylglucosamine 1-carboxyvinyltransferase, which produces SLPGGCAIGARPIDQHLRGLQLMGARTSLSEGYIEASADRLSGANVTFDMKTVTGTENLMMAASLAEGTTVLSNAALEPEVSDLARLLRAMGADIEGEGTDEIVVRGVRSLHGARHEVMADRIEAATLLLAGAITGGDVTVLGADASSMNAVVEKLRRSGADVDLVPGGVRVRREGPIRSVNVKTAPYPGFPTDMQAQFMAYMCLGDGFSIISETIFENRFMHVAELRRMGARIDVSGNTAAVKGVPALSGAPLMATDLRASASLVLAGLAASGTTEVLRIYHLDRGYEALEHRLTSLGADIARVKE
- the hisD gene encoding histidinol dehydrogenase — protein: MRWHRSGTAGFREALGRAEGRGSTGAEKVSPVVGEILRRVREGGDAALAEYTRRFDRFDPGRKGFAVPRREIDAAWRRVPAALRRSLALAAERIEAFHRHQVEGGFGISLSGATIGQRVLPVARAGVYVPGGKAAYPSTLLMNALPARVAGVPEVVAACSAPGGKVPDVVLAAARIAGVSTVYRIGGAQAIAALAYGTESVPRVDVISGPGNAYVTEAKRRVFGSVGIDMLAGPSELVVLADRTANPVYVAADLLSQAEHDEDAFVALVTSSRELPPAVERELARQARSLPRREILRGSLSRAEGFLTRSLRETVEVVNRLAPEHLAIATLDPWKDFSGIRNAGTVFLGPFSPVAVGDYIAGINHTLPTGGASRFSSPLGVADFLKKINVVSYEFSALRSDAPHVVRLARKEGLAAHAQAVLLRTRGRGKR